The Triticum urartu cultivar G1812 chromosome 5, Tu2.1, whole genome shotgun sequence genome contains the following window.
ATCAGTATATTATGTGTAAATATGGAGATCACACCAGACTACTTTATGTAGCAAAGCACGTACCAAATTTCTCTGCGATCTCATTCCAGTCAAGCAACACTTCTTCCTTCTCCCAGTCAGAAAGATAACTAAGGAAACGTCCTGCTAAACCACCAGAGGGCCTCAGCTTTCTCGACAAAACTGGGTACTCCATTCCGTTTGGCACGTACTGGTAATATGACCTGGATACACAAACATGAGCTATGTAAGACACAAAGGCAATTGTATTTTGTTGTGCAGCATCATTTACCTAGCAAAAGTATTTTAAAAAGTGCTCTCCCGTCTTTCCATTAGCACTTATTTCCTGAATAGGAGTGTAAAAGCTATGTTTCTAGTCAGAAGCATATATAACAAGTGCAACATTGTCCAAGGAAATTAGATGAACAGTGCATCCCCCAACCGTGTCCTGACGTGGCAAATGAAATTTGACAGAACAGTTCGAAGTCATACCCTAGCGATACAGTTCCAAGTCATACTCTATGGGATCAAACGAAATGGAGCAGTACGAACCAAGGGCCCCAGGGCTGAGGCGGGGAAACGGCGGAAGGGGGCAGCCGGGCGCGCATCTCGGCAGCGAGGCGCGCGCGGAGGCCGCCTCCGCCGGCCGAGGAGACGAAGGCGTCTGCGTAGGCGTTCTCGGCGGCGAGGAGGGCGGCGAGGTCGGGGTCGGAGGTGTCGCGCATCCAGTGGTAGGGGTCGCTCCACGACCTCCCGTGCGCCGACACGGTGAAGGGGACTTTCTTCGCCACAGGCAGCGGCGGGAGGGTGTCGGTGTTCGGGGGATGCGGCTGCGAGGGAAGGcgggagcggcggcggcaggTGGTGGAGAAGAGGCGGAGCAGGGCGGGGAGGGGGTGCCGCCGGTGGAGCATCACGCCGGTTCAGACGGTTTTGCAGTGCGGAAGCCTGGGGTTTTTCCTAAGGTTCGGGCCAGTTGTTTTGGGAGACCCAGAATCGCCCCCTCCCCAGCTTCTCGCAGCTCTATATTTTTTTTACAATCCTATCTCTCCCTAATTTCTCTCCAAAACTATCCACAATGGAAGTAACATCACCAATAACATCACACTTTTCAAGATAATTTTATTTATGTGGCATATATTTGATGATGAGAGAGGTGATGATgataacttagctagttactgtaacatcacacataccAAGACAATATGAGTCTATAAACTAATGAATGAACCATAATATGACAACACATATATGTTACCACCCACTGTGAAGGTAGTAATATAGCCTAGTAAAATGTgatgttactagtctaagttacttttcATTGTGACTAgtctaataaagcacggattgagcTTCCGGGTTTACCGTCGCGTCATTTTTTTGAAAAAACTCCTGTGTTTTACTGTAATTAACCTGCGCTATAGTTTTAATGCTAATAAACAGAGAAAACGTTTCGTGTGTTGGGCTTGGGCCTCGACTCGGCCTTTAGGgtgaaaaaaagaagaagagcaCGAACGAACCGGTACGGGCGAGGGAAAAAACGCACGCCCCGTCTCGACCTTCAACGCGTCGTCGGCCCCCTGCCACACTGCTGCGCACCGCCGGCCCCCGACACGCCGTCGTGCACCGCCGCAGCCGACCCCCGCCacgccgccgcgcgccgccacCGCCTCTACGCCGTCCGTCGCCCCCACCCCTGCGGCTTTCCATCACCGGAGACACACGACGCCGGCGCCACACCATCCCCCAACTCCTCTCCCCCCTCCTCCTATGCCTCCACCGCTCTTCAGCCGGCCAACTCCCTACTGAGGGAGCCATGGAACTGGTCGGCCATGCCCTCTAGGTGCTCCCCGTCATCCCGTCGCCGGCTGCTGCTCCGGGCCCGCCTCCTCTCAGCTGACATCGCTGGAAATTGGCGGCACCACCAGATCCCCCGTCTGAAAGTCCCCAAGTACCAGGTGCTTGCTCCCAGATCCGCACTATATACCCAATTTTTGCTTGATTGTGCAGATTTGTAAAAATTTCGATTTGGAGACGAGTTAGAGTAACCTTGTGAATTATTGCTAACCTTGCAAGAGGCAGACAAGGAGGGTCTGATTGTTGCTGAGCCGAGCTCGTAAACGTCTCACTCATGTGGTTTTGTGCTATTCTGAATCTTCTTCTCTGAAGTGTGTTGTTTCAGTTTCAGACACAAAATGTGTTGCGCTTGCAGTGCATACCAATGCATAGTTTACCGATGTGTATGCGTGTTCATTTGATTTCACTCCAGTTTACCGATGTGCATACGTGTTCATTTGATTGCACTTCAGTTTACCAATTCTTTTACTGATCCAAGTTCAACATAATGTCTGTATTGTGCCCTCCAGACCTGAAAATTCCTACTTTTGGTTAATAAATCATGTTGTTCTCAAGACTCAACTATGGATGATCAGAACATTAGCAACCTTGAAGTAGCAGTTCTGTTATGTTCAGAATTTACTTAAAATTGAAATTTGAAAAGAGCATGAGttttgggctttattattcaccaGGATCTTTTAGCGTGTGCCTGCAACCATAGCTTCCATCGTCATTACCTTAGGTTTTTCTTTTTTCCATATGTTCGGCAAAGAAAAGTCTTCTAGCGTCATTGCCTTAGTTTCTTTTCCATATGTATGGCAAGTAAAAGTGACATGCATTTTAAATCGTTGGAAGTAAGCTTTGATGTGTTGTGATAACAATTAATCATGTACCTTCATATGCATGAAGAACAAAGATTTTTCATGATTTTGTATATCCTTCAGTTTCTTGTTGTAACCAGAAGAATTCACAAGCATTCATATGTAGAAGTGAGTAGAATTCATATGTAGCAGCGAGTCATGTTTGTACGTTTATACATTAGAGGTGTTTGTGCATGAGTCAATTGGTTGTAGCAGCAGGTAGCAAGTCTTCTCCAGAGTTGACGAAAAATATATTATTAGTGATTACTGCAACTCTTTTTTATTATTACAATTGATTTTCGCATTATCTGATTACTCCATCAATGAATCGCCATTTAATCGTATCTTTACGTAAGGTTAAACTTCTATTTTTGTTTCCCTCAAGCATACCAGGTCAAGCATGGTAGAAAAGTTGAATGTTTAATACTTGTTAGATAAGCTCAGGTTCAGCAGTTTCAGAACATTTTCGATATACAAATAGTGCTTTAGTTCAAGAAGACGTGTTAGTTTTGAATTCTCCTTGTGAACACCTCTTTACTTCAGAGCATCTAAATAGTGATGTACCCACTGTAGTTAGGACTTAAGATGTATCAGAACTTTTAAAGACATTTTTCTATAGTTAGGTTAAGAGATATATGATGGTGATGCCAGTGGTTGTGCCTGCCTTATCCAAAAGCCATATATCTTTGCAAAATACATTATTACTTGATGAGTTATTTCGAATTTGACCTCAAAAGTAAAGTAATGATGAATCAGGAACTTCATCTAATCTTCACCCTAAAGAGCATACTCCTTATGTTACTATTTCTTTCCCTAATGATGAACCAGGACCTCCATTTAATTCTGACCCTAGATAGCATGCTCCCTCCGCTACTATTGTTTATTTAATGGCTGGCCAAATGAGCTGCAGGAGCAAGAATTGCAGGATCAAAACAAAAAACCGGGGAAGAATATAATGTCACTGTGATTTGTTGCCAACAGTAATTCTCCACTGGAGCTCTATGTGCAGCAACAGAAAGTATGGCTTCTTCACGAAAACATCTTGATCCTTGTTTTTTCGTACTActatttgatacgtctccaacgtatctataatttttgattgctccatactatattatctattgttttgggcaatattgggctttattatccacttttatattacttttgggactaacctattaaccggaggcccagcccagatttgctgttttatgcctatttcagtgtttcaaagaaaaggaatatcaaacggagtcgaaacggaacgaaatcaactggagaagttatttttggaaggaaacctaccagatggacttggaccccacgtcaaggaaggaacgaggaagccgcgagggtggggggcgcgcccacccccctagggcgccccctgcctcgtggggccctcatggctcccctgacgtacctcctgcacccatatatacctacgtaacctaaaacttccagaacgaagaatagatcgggagttccgccgccagaagcctccgtagccaccgaaaaccaatctagacccgttccggcagggcgttccggcaccctgcaggagggggcaatccctctccggtggccatcttcatcatcccggtgctctccatgactaggagggagtagttctccctcggggctgagggtatgtaccagtagctatgtgtttgatctctctctctctcgtgttcttgagatgatacgatcttgatgtatcgcgagctttgctattatatttggattctatgatgtttcttcccccctctactctcttgtaatgaattgagtttcccctttgaagttatcttatcggattgagtctttaaagatttgagaacacttgatgtatgtcttgccgtggatatctgtggtgacaatgtgatatcacgtgattcacttgatgtatgttttggtgaccaacttgcgggttccgcccatgaacctatgcataggggttgacacacgttttcgtcatgattctccggtagaactttggggcactctttgaggtcatttgtgttggttgaatagatgaatctgagattgtgtgatgcatatcgtatgatcatacccacggatacttgaggtgacattggagtatctaggtgacattagggttttggttgatttgtgtcttaaggtgttattctagtacgaactctagggctgtttgtgacacttagcccaacggattgattggaaagaataactttgaggtggtttcgtaccctaccataatctcttcgttcgttctccgctattagtgactttggagtgactctttgttgcatgttgatggatagttatgtgatccaattatgttagtattgttgagggaacttacactagcgaaagtatgaaccctaggccttatttccacgcattgcaataccgtttacgctcacttttatcattcgttaccttgctgtttttataatttcagattacaaatacctttatctactatccatataccacttgtttcaccatctcttcgccgaactagtgcacctatacaatttaccattgtattgggtgtgttggggacacaagagactctttgttatttggttgcagggttgcttgagagagaccatcttcatcctacgcctcctacggattgataaaccttaggtcatccacttgagggaaatttgctactgtcctacaaacctctgcacttggaggcccaacaacgtctacaagaagaaggttgtgtagtagacatcaagctcttttctggcgccgttgccggggaggttagcgcttgaaggtatatctttagatcttgcaatcgaatctttttgtttcttgttttagcactagtttagtttataaaagaaaactataaaaaatatggaattgagtttgctcatacgcttcatctttttaatatctttcgtgagtatgatggaaaggaaaattgtgctcaagtgctagaagaagaaatctataaaatgtttggcactaaatctttgaatgatgagcatgattgcaatgttgttagtacgaattctttgaatatccatgatactaatgatgattgcactagttatgatgaaaatgtctcctataaacatgtcaatttttgtggagtacattgggtttgtaagtacacaccaaatagggaagatagatattgcaagaggcataagtacttagaaactaaattgttgcaagaaaggctagatgaatgtgctgaaaatttaaattatcTTAGGCCgtacttgtgagctttgcaatgaacatgatcatttcaatacccaatgcaaattgtttcatgatcgtatcgtgtccaaaaattgtgatgacttgatttcccttgcacatcataatgaacttagtttgctcttgggttatgaagaaatgaaacgtataactaaggatattccaaaatttgcccttgatagagttcttcattttgatctagagaaatttatatgtattgtgcggtgaattgtattgaaaatccttatattgccaactacataaagaaaagaaaacaaatagaagatgaagagaatactaatgaaagggaagagacttcccaatatcctcctattatttcttatgatgaatcaggtaacgaggaggagcctcctattcaaccaatctcattaataaggagctccaaaaagaggattgaattgtgacgcccgggtaattaagctacagtaatccccactaatgatgccacgtcacctcggttactgtggATAAACTCGCGTTAGTTCGGAACCTAGTTCgaatttcaaattcaaaatcgagcaaacaataaaagttttcaaatattaaaagttaaatgttcggagtgaaccaaataatactaggtaattatggtggagaaaccaaactTCGATAAAATGTTTAAAGGCCCTAAAACAATTAAAACAATAGTGAAAAAATTATTTAAATACCTTTTGTAATTAATAAAATGTCAAACTAATTTATTTGCGGATTAGACTTTTTGTGACTATGGACTAAGTTGAAATACTAAATTAAATGCTACGTGTATATTTTAATAAAACTAAAATAATAGGAAACAAAACTAAAACAGAAAaggtaaaataaataaaaagtaaaaaacaaaagaaaagaaaagggacccccactgggccaaccggcccagctgaCAGCCAGGCCAGCCCAACTGGCCCACCCGCACGGCCCAGCCGACCCCCACTCCTCCCTTATCCTCTCACCCCCACCCGAACCCTATCCACTCGCCCCCGCACTCCCCCCCACGTCGTTTCCCCCTCCCGATCCAATCCGGAACGGGGACGAGACCCCCACCCGCCCCCCCCCGCTCGCCCCCTCGCtccccccgatctggatcgggggaaaaggcgccccgccgccgcccggaacccccgccggagccgccccgccgcggCCTGCCTCGTCGacggccacctcgccggcgtgCCCGCTGCCTGAGGTCTCCGtggacgccgccatcgccccgcgtgcctcggcctcctcctcgccccgTGCCGAGGCCGCCGTTCCAGCGCCGCGCCCCCCGACCTCGTCgcccgccgccctcgtcgccggaccgccccgtcgccgccgaacgcctcctcgtcctcctcctcgccggtcttccccgaccgcccccgagcccactgcccCGTTGCCCTACTCCCCCCCCCGTGAGCTCCCCCCTTCGCCCTCCTCTCCCCCTAGGTCGCCTCGGCCGTCGCCGCTCGacgcgctccggcgccaccgtcGCCCGCGCCGGGCCGTCCCGCCCCCGGCCCCTCCCCGCTTCCCCGTgcggctcccctgccgcggccgCCGCGCCCTTCCCCCCCTGGTCGCCTCGGCCACGTGCACCGGCACCACCGACCGCGCCCTCGACCCCGgccctccctctctctccgtctCGCGCGCACTCGCCCTGACCGGCGTGCCTCCGCCCGCGCCGGCCTCGTCTTGCCCCGGACGGCGTCGCCCTCCGCCCGGCCATGCCCCGGTCCTCCTCGCCCGTCGATTTGGGCGAACGCCCAGTCGGGCGCCGCAACGCCCTGTGCCcgctagcccccccccccccccccgggccactGACTAGGGGGCCCCGCCCCATaatgttttttttaaaaaaaggaaaaggaattaaataaaataaaataaaataaatataattaataaaaatgaaaatgatttaataaaattattaattaattaattaattaattaagaaaattaattaagttaattaatctggtttaattaatttaattaactagttaagtttaattaaactgtgattagattaacctaaaccctaattaacctaattagaggatgacaggtgggtcccccctggacccacatgtcaggttgaccaagtcaactctgttgactgctgatgtcagcatgacatcatgctgatgtcattaaatcattttcgaattaattaaataattaattaaatctcagaaattaataaaatctttagaaaatcatatcttttaatccgtaactcggattaaaatattttcaacatgaaagttgctcagaacgacgagacgattccggatacgcagcccgttcgtccaccacacacccctaacatatcaaacacgcaactttccccctccggttcatctgtccgaaaacgcgaaacaccgggaatactttcccggaggctttcccccttcgtcggtatcacctactaccgcgttagaacacgtctagctctgcttgttgtcctgttatgcacttgcttgctatgtatttactgtttctcccccctcttctctccggtagaccccgtgacgatgctgatgcccctgtggtcgactacatcaccgacgacccctctctcttgtcagagcaaccaggcaagccccccctttgatcaccagatatcgcctactcttctctatactgcttgcattagagtagtgtagcatgttactgcttcccgttaatcctatcctgatgcatagcctgtccttgctactgctgttgttacctttacctgcaatcctaatgcttagtacaggatgctagtttatcatcagtggccctacatccttgtccgtctgccatgctatactatcgggccgtgatcactcgggagttgatcacgggtatatactatatactttatacatgatacatgtggtgactaaagacgggtcggcttgaggagcacccgcgagtggatctttgaggcggagcgacagggcaggttccgaccacctaggagagaggtgggcctggccctggtcgatgttcgcggatacttaacacgcttaacgagatctgggtatttgatctgagtttggccatttggtctatacgcactaaccatctacgcgggagtagttatgggtatcccgacgtcgtggtatcagccgaagccttcgtgacgtcagcgactgagtggcgcgcgccggattggaacgtaagcctgctcttgtattaagggggctagttctgcttccggccgcgtacgcaacatgcaggtgtgctaagggcgatcgGCCCAGActcctgtgcgcttaggtttagaccggcgtgctgacctctctgttgtgcctaggtggggctgcgacgtgttgatcttccgaggccgggcatgacccaggaaagtgtgtccggccaaatgggatcgagcgtgttggggtatgtggtgcacccctgcagggaagttaatctattcgaatagccgtgatcttcggtaacaggacgacttggagttgtatcttgaccttatgacaactagaaccgaatacttaataaaacacacccttccaagtgccagatacaaccgatggtcgctctctcacagggcgacgaggggaggatcatcggttagggttatgctatgcgatgatacttggaggacttcagtctactcccttctacatgctgcaagacggaggctgccagaagcgtagtcttcgaaaggattagctatcccccctcttattctggctttctgcagttcagtccaccgatatggccctttacacatttacccatgcatatgtagtgtagcttcttgcttgcgagtactttggatgagtactcacggttgctttctccttctttccctctatcccttctacctggttgtcgcaaccagatgttggagcccaggagccagacgccaccgtcgatgacgacccctactacaccggaggtgcctactactacatgctgCCCGCTGACgccgaccaggagtagtttaggaggatcccaggcaggaggcctgcgtctctttcgatctgtatcccagtttgtgctagcattcttaaggcaaacttgtttaaattatgtctgtactcagatattgttgcttccgctgactcgtctatgatcgagctcttgtattcgagccctcgaggcccctggcttgtaatatgatgcttgtatgacttattttatttgtagagttgtgttgtgatatcttcccgtgagtccctgatcttgatcgtacacgtttgcgtgtatgattagtgtacgattgaatcgggggcgtcacaagttggtatcagagccgactgcctgtaggaatcccccttccacacttcttggccgaagtcgagtctagacattgcaaaacttttactaacatggctgtgtgccttacgggcccacgtcgccattgggtggtactaggatcttttacttCTCGACCCTTACTCTGGGattctgaactctcttctattcgggttaaacgatttttactaaaatctaactttaggttctcgaaaatactttctcccggagaggcccttcagtccagatgatcaccgactgcaccagaagatttcggAGATACTCTTTGatattctctcgagactttgtgcccaTCACTTTTGCTATTCCCGACCACCGAtaaatccttatggataactacttaCACTTGCCATTCATGCAATCATcccccattgatcttgttattacaagatgccccgAAGTTTtctctattgttccgagaatacttCGTGCCTACTGCCTAGCAGTTccttgccacatgaataccccttcaaataaatcctcgcacttgtcgagtatccgctcatccctagttgttcatgagtttcacaaaagtcttcaaaataatattcgatcttccgaaaatcctctGGAGCCTTtggctcttgaaattcttgcttgcttgcattatggttagtCCCATAAGTCTCGTAGTCTTAATGACATtccttgtcattatcattttgagtctgtTGACTCAATATGTTTGCGAATACACGCAATCATCATTGATCCTTATAAATTACTTCTCCGGCTAAGCTGCCATTCTTTTAACTAGAATTGGTTCTCGACCAATCCAATTGTCGTTGATTGtaccctaaggctattcaacttatccatctctaatcagagcattgcttctgatcccttgatttggagatcataattcctttgcatttgacaattgagttagtcagttgtttctataatttGATCTCCTTGCActcttcttcctctagttgagtaccgatgctcacgtcagatcccttgtggaccatcAGGTCcattgttggattttatccgtcagcatccttcatattcaataacttTGTGAGACCTTCCCCTGAtgcataatgcctttggtaaattgtatcctttccttttgtcaaccatgctctgctttcgagctggtaatATTTACTCTTGAAGCTTATGGTATACGTTCCTAAGATGCCTTGATGGGTTGAACGTATGCCCtccttaatatgtgtgaactcgaaaattttcacgagtcatactcttccaGTGTTTTGCTAGATAAAGTTTAAACATTACAACTTCTCCGAAAAATGagaagtgaatggaaggttatgcattgagggagtgggagtcgaccttgaacctttgtgttcatgcccatggacacgatgtagatcctatcatggaagcttcttgaaATAATAActattcctttggtataagttcatcttatatctgggatctggccttttgcaatcgtggttccgaccatgttctcttttaaataccatttctcgtgcaagattaagcacttgtcttctgtagagcaatacccccagtccaacctctactttggtctatcatcgagtattacccccctggtatctcgagattatcatggaactgcataacatcttatgagttcttcatcaagtgctacattcCCACTGGTTCCAATTTTTTCACGGGCtttgagttattaaacactcaaagacaccgataactgacTCGAGTCCGCATCGCGATTAAGCAACTCTTGTAACCCTCATTACTTACGAGTTTGAACTCAatcacgtcattcctagcctgattggCTATATCCTTGTCGTGCCGATCTTAACTgggctacctggtccttcttcccagAGCGTAATTTttacgatgagctaagcttacgtcgaatTTTCCTCGTCATACCCTTTCACCTTAAGCAACAAGCTTGAGTTCAAGTTTGTGTCGTAaccgtggttccaataacctttcgcttcaccATTCATTTGACTCGATGTCATCGCTGATCGATTACATcttgaaatctctcgacaaagtgtgttgtgatcatcatcaatcttatgagctcttccaggatatcaaatgagttcatgatgagaaataccatccttgcccttgaTGATCTGCGTTATCATCGACCTTTATTGCCTTCCCACCAACACAAGCTTGTTCGTGTTtggtgttataccttgagttccttgctacccagcattgttcttctttaccttggagaattaccaccttttatgtcaagaatgtcgtgggAATTGCTCCACCTCTTAGAAATTCTCAGTAAGATGATACTtttcaccatcaccattcttccttggtccccgtgttgtttttTTAACCGGGATACCAATATGCtgatgatgtggtgaagaagaagaaa
Protein-coding sequences here:
- the LOC125507117 gene encoding uncharacterized protein LOC125507117, which translates into the protein MESNKARIELPEKTFRVLGLGLDSAFRVKKRRRARTNRYGRGKKRTPRLDLQRVVGPLPHCCAPPAPDTPSCTAAADPRHAAARRHRLYAVRRPHPCGFPSPETHDAGATPSPNSSPPSSYASTALQPANSLLREPWNWSAMPSRCSPSSRRRLLLRARLLSADIAGNWRHHQIPRLKVPKYQEQELQDQNKKPGKNIMSL